One Candidatus Schekmanbacteria bacterium DNA segment encodes these proteins:
- the hemB gene encoding porphobilinogen synthase codes for MFPQTRMRRLRENPILREILEENRLSAKDFIYPLFVISGKGKREKIPSMPGIFRLSSDLIIKEARELQKTGVNAVILFGIPDRKDELGSGAYAQDGVVQKCVKKLKDMVPNILVITDVCLCGYTSHGHCGIIKNGKILNDETASLIADTALSHAKAGADVVAPSDMMDGRVHEIREALDSGGFYHLPIMSYAVKYSTAFYGPFRDAAKSAPKSGDRKSHQMNMANSREAMREIELDISEGADIIMVKPAMPCLDIIKMAKERFDVPIAAYQVSGEYSMIKAAGNLGYIDEKTAMLESLLSIKRAGADIIISYFAKEAVSLIK; via the coding sequence ATGTTTCCACAGACAAGGATGAGAAGACTGAGAGAAAATCCCATTCTTCGTGAAATACTGGAAGAAAACAGGCTGTCAGCAAAAGATTTTATATATCCACTTTTTGTGATTAGCGGAAAGGGTAAAAGAGAAAAAATTCCTTCAATGCCTGGAATATTCCGTCTTTCGAGTGATTTGATAATAAAAGAGGCAAGGGAATTACAGAAAACCGGAGTCAATGCTGTAATACTTTTCGGGATACCTGATAGAAAAGACGAACTGGGATCCGGTGCTTATGCCCAGGATGGTGTAGTTCAAAAATGCGTGAAAAAATTAAAGGACATGGTACCCAATATCCTTGTTATAACTGATGTGTGTCTATGCGGATATACAAGTCACGGTCATTGCGGGATAATAAAAAATGGTAAGATTTTAAATGATGAGACAGCTTCCCTCATTGCAGATACAGCCCTTTCGCATGCAAAGGCGGGCGCTGATGTAGTTGCTCCTTCAGATATGATGGATGGCAGGGTGCATGAAATTAGGGAGGCGCTTGATTCCGGCGGATTTTATCATCTGCCAATAATGTCTTATGCAGTAAAATACAGCACAGCCTTTTATGGTCCTTTCAGGGATGCGGCAAAATCAGCACCTAAATCAGGTGACAGGAAATCACACCAGATGAACATGGCAAACAGCAGGGAGGCGATGCGGGAGATTGAACTTGATATAAGCGAAGGGGCCGACATCATAATGGTGAAACCAGCCATGCCCTGCCTCGACATAATCAAAATGGCTAAAGAGAGATTTGATGTTCCAATAGCTGCATATCAGGTGAGCGGCGAATATTCGATGATTAAAGCCGCAGGCAACCTTGGCTATATTGATGAAAAAACAGCCATGCTTGAAAGTCTGCTTTCAATCAAAAGAGCAGGAGCAGATATAATTATCAGTTACTTTGCTAAAGAAGCTGTTTCTCTTATAAAATAA
- the hemC gene encoding hydroxymethylbilane synthase yields MKKIRLGTRKSLLAIKQAEIVKSAILQTDSSVEVEIVGITTEGDRKKQEGDLLPKGGFVRTIEEKILSGEIDAGVHSLKDMGVNLPSGLEIKAVLKRDDPRDVLVANNGGKLAEFKSGFIVGTSSPRRSALLKHLRNGIVVKEIRGNVDTRLKKLRSGEYDGIILAAAGLERLGLLGIVTEFFDTEIFIPAAGQGAIAVETATGKSWIGDLFSRLNHSDTSCAVGAEREFISQIEADCDVPVGVYAEVKKEKVFIRAVILSPDGGTILRESLEGEKTDSLNLGRRLAELMMRKGAREIITGSNG; encoded by the coding sequence ATGAAGAAAATCAGGCTTGGAACCAGAAAAAGTCTTCTTGCAATTAAGCAGGCCGAGATTGTGAAATCCGCAATTTTACAGACTGACAGCTCTGTTGAAGTTGAGATTGTTGGAATAACTACAGAGGGAGATAGAAAAAAGCAGGAAGGGGATTTGCTTCCAAAAGGAGGATTTGTCAGAACAATAGAAGAAAAAATTTTATCAGGTGAAATCGATGCCGGCGTCCACAGCCTTAAGGATATGGGAGTCAATCTCCCTTCAGGGCTTGAAATTAAAGCGGTTCTTAAAAGAGATGATCCAAGAGATGTGCTTGTGGCAAATAATGGGGGAAAATTGGCAGAATTTAAAAGCGGTTTTATTGTGGGCACATCAAGTCCGCGGAGAAGTGCTCTTTTGAAGCACCTGAGAAACGGCATAGTTGTAAAAGAGATCCGCGGGAATGTTGATACAAGATTAAAGAAACTTCGAAGTGGTGAATATGATGGAATAATACTTGCGGCAGCAGGGCTTGAACGGCTTGGCCTTCTCGGTATAGTCACAGAATTCTTTGATACGGAAATTTTTATACCTGCAGCAGGGCAGGGGGCTATTGCAGTGGAGACTGCAACTGGTAAAAGCTGGATAGGTGATTTGTTTTCCAGATTAAACCACTCTGACACTTCCTGTGCTGTCGGAGCAGAACGGGAATTTATATCTCAGATAGAAGCGGATTGTGATGTTCCTGTTGGGGTTTATGCAGAAGTGAAGAAGGAAAAGGTTTTTATCCGCGCTGTCATCCTCTCACCTGATGGCGGAACAATTTTACGAGAATCTCTTGAAGGTGAAAAGACTGATTCTCTGAATCTGGGGAGAAGGCTTGCAGAATTAATGATGAGAAAAGGAGCGAGAGAGATAATAACAGGGTCCAATGGATGA
- a CDS encoding DNA-binding protein: MYKTFNVKKTISGKLPFGEDILESLKKVAKSENIRVANIHILGAVRNATIGFYNQSMKEYTSLKFYEPMEIVSSLGNVSIKSDDIFIHLHVTLSDKEGKALGGHLMSPTEIFACEFTIQELEGDALVRKYDERTGLYLWDL, translated from the coding sequence ATGTACAAAACATTTAATGTAAAAAAAACGATTTCAGGAAAGCTGCCCTTTGGAGAAGATATTTTGGAAAGTCTCAAAAAGGTTGCCAAAAGCGAAAACATAAGAGTAGCAAATATTCATATTCTTGGTGCAGTCAGGAATGCTACTATAGGTTTCTATAATCAGAGCATGAAAGAATACACATCTCTCAAGTTCTATGAACCAATGGAGATTGTCTCATCACTGGGCAATGTATCAATCAAAAGCGATGACATTTTTATCCACCTCCATGTTACGCTTTCAGACAAGGAAGGGAAAGCATTAGGAGGGCATCTAATGTCACCTACTGAGATTTTTGCCTGCGAGTTCACAATCCAGGAACTTGAAGGTGATGCCCTTGTCAGGAAATATGATGAGAGGACTGGTTTGTACCTGTGGGACTTATGA
- a CDS encoding cysteine synthase family protein, with protein MSILDQIGNTPLVDLSILSKGGGKIYAKNESKNPSGSIKDRIAKFMVEMAEITGELKPGDRIVEATSGNTGIAFSMVAKEKGYKMIVVMPTNMSEERKERIKGLGADLILVGESDFEGAIKKAFEIASEPNTFIPRQFTNYTNTLAHITTTGREIIKQYKEREGDKPIDAFVAGTGTGGTLMGVRVRLLREYPNIQTVAVEPEESAVMSGGKPGLHKIQGIGDGFIPELVDMSYVDDVVAVPSEEAIKTAKMLAEKFNLQVGISSGANTWAAISVSNKYKNIVTVLPDSVDRYVSMGL; from the coding sequence ATGAGTATTCTTGATCAGATCGGAAACACACCTCTTGTTGACCTAAGTATATTATCCAAAGGCGGCGGCAAGATTTATGCAAAGAATGAATCTAAAAATCCTTCCGGAAGCATCAAGGACAGGATAGCAAAATTCATGGTTGAGATGGCAGAGATTACCGGAGAATTAAAACCCGGCGACAGGATAGTAGAAGCCACAAGCGGTAATACAGGCATTGCATTCTCAATGGTTGCAAAAGAGAAGGGTTATAAAATGATTGTAGTAATGCCAACAAATATGAGTGAAGAAAGAAAAGAGAGAATAAAGGGTCTTGGCGCAGATCTTATTCTTGTTGGAGAAAGTGATTTCGAAGGAGCCATAAAAAAAGCATTTGAAATCGCCTCTGAACCCAATACCTTTATCCCCAGACAGTTTACAAACTACACAAACACTCTTGCACATATAACAACAACAGGCAGGGAAATAATAAAGCAATACAAGGAAAGAGAAGGGGATAAACCAATTGACGCTTTTGTCGCCGGCACAGGTACTGGCGGAACACTAATGGGAGTACGGGTAAGATTGTTAAGAGAATATCCAAATATCCAAACAGTCGCAGTGGAACCGGAAGAGTCAGCCGTCATGAGCGGCGGGAAGCCAGGTCTTCATAAAATTCAGGGAATAGGCGACGGGTTTATTCCGGAGCTTGTTGACATGTCTTATGTAGATGATGTTGTTGCTGTCCCCTCCGAGGAAGCCATAAAGACAGCGAAAATGCTGGCTGAAAAATTTAATCTTCAAGTTGGCATCTCAAGCGGAGCAAATACATGGGCAGCCATATCAGTATCAAATAAATACAAGAACATTGTAACAGTGCTCCCTGATTCTGTAGACCGCTATGTATCAATGGGACTTTAA
- a CDS encoding PaaI family thioesterase has protein sequence MKIEIPNDLENNGCFVCGPKNPMGFHLRYFREKDKVISEVTPAEHYCGFQKIFHGGLQCTVLDDLTIWTVMVLRGKMGATKELKAHFYKPTYVGEKLTLEGKIITESGNIYTVEGKLFNEKGVLCTKVISEVLAVNKALFKKFTGWDDIPESWAKYLY, from the coding sequence ATGAAAATTGAAATACCTAATGATCTTGAGAACAATGGATGTTTTGTCTGTGGTCCCAAAAATCCGATGGGATTTCATCTTAGGTACTTTCGGGAGAAAGACAAGGTGATTTCTGAGGTTACTCCGGCAGAGCATTATTGCGGGTTTCAAAAGATATTTCATGGCGGACTTCAGTGCACTGTGCTTGATGACCTGACTATATGGACAGTGATGGTTCTTAGAGGGAAGATGGGTGCGACCAAAGAACTTAAGGCCCATTTTTACAAACCAACCTATGTGGGTGAAAAGCTTACCCTTGAAGGTAAAATAATAACTGAAAGCGGCAACATCTATACAGTGGAAGGGAAACTTTTTAATGAAAAAGGAGTCCTCTGTACTAAGGTGATTTCCGAGGTTCTGGCAGTAAATAAGGCTTTGTTTAAGAAATTTACCGGCTGGGATGATATTCCTGAAAGCTGGGCAAAATATCTCTACTAA
- a CDS encoding CoA activase, whose translation MADAHGSAEYVIGLDIGSISVNLAVFDLNSGRVIKTVYRRFHGQPVKEATAVLSDAVEEFKPGKIKAIATTGAGGRLVNNCLEGFFVNEIIAQAKGAEFLYPHVNTVIEMGGQDSKFILIEKDLSGRSRIKDFATNTICAAGTGSFLDQQANRLNISIEDEFACLAMKSSCPPRIAGRCSVFAKSDMIHLQQIGTPDYDIVAGLCYAVARNFKSTIARGKEFVKPIAFQGGVASNGGMIKAFTDVLGLNDGELIVHEHHSVAGAIGAALALIEEGREKFSFTGLEKIKAFSRDKNVISVGTLPRLDMEKSVYLHDPSKSYDFSRYGKGEKVKVYLGIDIGSISTNVVAIDENFNVVARRYLMTAGRPIEAVRQGLSEIAGEVGDKVEVIGAGTTGSGRYLIGDFVGADVVRNEITAQARAAAAIDPEVDTIFEIGGQDSKYISLSGGVVSDFEMNKVCAAGTGSFIEEQAEKLQVDIKKEFSRIALHSKNPVQMGERCTVFIESDIVNHQQRGTKTEDIVAGLCYSIVYNYLNRVVGNRKIGNKIFFQGGVAYNKGVISAFEKVVDKKIIVPPHHDVTGAIGVAMLAAESNIEKTLFKGFDLSKRRYETKTFECSDCSNLCEIRRVTIDGEKPLFYGSRCEKFDVERKIVKNDMPDFFEERENHLLNSYKGSGKKGNGKKVGIPRILYAFELYPMWQSFFEELGFEVVLSSQTNKKIIQNGLENVAAETCFPIKVAHGHVIDLLEKEMDYLFLPSIISMYRDKATNCENHTCPYVQASPYIINASLGIDSAGKKILQPIFRFQAGEKSIKNTFIDIGRSVGADSGSALRAYRVAADIQSRFYYMIKKSGAELLKSLLPDEKALVLVSRSYNGLDSGVNLGLPKKLRALGVKTIPMDFLPLDDVDISDYHPNMYWKSGQRILAAAKYIKSHPNLFAVYLTNFGCGPDSFINHFFADMMKGKPYLQLEIDEHSADAGAITRCEAFLDSLNNYRTVSLPVENLKTTIIRNLKSRNRTIFIPNMTDHAYAIKAAFNSNSVDAEVVEESDGQTLQLGRKYTSGKECYPCILTTGDLFKAIRQSGLTPEKIAFFMPSAEGPCRFGQYHQFQRLLLDENGYEDIPIYSLEPQHSYGDSMFGNGFDLLAWKGVVAIDVLEKAARQVRPYEVNKGETDAVYDYCLKYVCNVMKCKGDILAALDHCREKFEAIKVNGRGSKPKIGIVGEIYIRSNRFANQGLVKKIEALGSEAWVAPLSEWFLYANYVYKVRNTERGKKIEYIKRIIKDRVQKTHEHKIYKTFEGFLKNGCEPDTDVLIDSSRKYIDPSFDGEAVLSVGKAIDYINKGLNGIINAIPFTCLPGTVVTAISKRLSKDSGNIPWLNIAYDGIDESGSENRLEAFVHQAKEFRGKS comes from the coding sequence ATGGCTGATGCTCATGGCTCCGCTGAATATGTAATAGGTCTAGATATAGGTTCAATAAGTGTCAATCTTGCTGTCTTTGATTTAAATTCCGGAAGAGTGATAAAAACTGTTTACCGAAGGTTTCATGGTCAACCGGTAAAAGAAGCTACCGCAGTCCTAAGCGACGCAGTTGAAGAATTTAAACCCGGAAAAATAAAAGCAATTGCCACCACAGGAGCAGGAGGAAGGCTAGTAAACAATTGCCTTGAAGGGTTTTTCGTAAATGAGATTATTGCCCAGGCAAAAGGGGCTGAGTTCCTTTATCCGCACGTAAATACTGTCATTGAAATGGGAGGACAGGATTCCAAGTTCATACTTATTGAGAAAGATTTGTCAGGAAGGTCCAGAATAAAAGATTTTGCGACTAACACCATATGTGCAGCAGGCACAGGTTCATTTCTTGACCAGCAGGCAAATCGGCTGAATATTAGCATAGAAGACGAGTTTGCCTGCCTTGCCATGAAATCAAGTTGCCCGCCTCGAATTGCCGGAAGATGCAGCGTCTTTGCAAAAAGCGACATGATACATCTTCAGCAGATAGGAACTCCTGATTACGATATCGTGGCGGGGCTTTGCTATGCTGTCGCAAGGAATTTCAAAAGTACAATCGCCCGCGGCAAGGAGTTCGTAAAACCGATTGCATTTCAGGGAGGGGTTGCAAGCAATGGAGGGATGATAAAGGCTTTTACTGATGTATTGGGATTAAATGATGGGGAACTTATAGTACATGAACATCATTCTGTAGCCGGTGCTATTGGTGCTGCACTTGCACTTATTGAAGAGGGGAGAGAAAAGTTTTCTTTTACAGGACTTGAAAAGATTAAAGCATTCAGCCGGGACAAAAATGTTATTTCTGTTGGGACTCTCCCCCGGCTGGATATGGAAAAAAGTGTTTATCTCCATGATCCTTCAAAATCGTATGATTTCAGCAGATATGGGAAAGGGGAGAAAGTAAAGGTCTATTTGGGTATAGATATTGGCTCAATCAGCACCAATGTTGTTGCAATTGATGAGAACTTTAATGTGGTGGCAAGAAGGTATCTCATGACTGCCGGCCGGCCTATCGAGGCTGTAAGGCAGGGACTTTCAGAGATTGCGGGCGAGGTAGGGGATAAGGTTGAAGTGATCGGAGCAGGTACTACAGGTTCAGGCAGATATCTCATCGGAGATTTTGTCGGGGCAGATGTAGTAAGGAATGAGATAACTGCTCAGGCGCGTGCAGCTGCAGCAATAGACCCTGAGGTTGATACAATCTTCGAAATAGGCGGTCAGGATTCAAAATATATAAGCCTTTCCGGAGGTGTTGTCTCTGATTTTGAAATGAATAAGGTTTGTGCGGCCGGGACAGGCTCATTTATAGAAGAACAGGCTGAAAAACTTCAGGTTGATATCAAAAAAGAATTCAGCCGGATTGCATTGCATTCCAAGAATCCGGTTCAGATGGGGGAACGTTGCACAGTCTTCATCGAGAGCGATATAGTAAACCATCAACAGAGAGGGACAAAGACTGAGGATATTGTTGCAGGCCTCTGCTACTCAATAGTTTATAATTATCTGAACCGCGTAGTAGGCAACAGGAAGATAGGGAACAAGATATTTTTTCAGGGGGGTGTAGCTTACAATAAAGGGGTTATCTCTGCTTTTGAAAAAGTTGTAGATAAAAAGATCATAGTTCCTCCGCACCATGATGTTACAGGGGCAATAGGTGTTGCCATGCTTGCGGCTGAGAGCAATATAGAAAAGACTTTATTCAAGGGATTTGACCTTTCAAAGAGACGTTATGAAACAAAGACCTTTGAGTGCTCTGACTGTTCAAACCTCTGCGAAATCAGGCGTGTTACCATTGATGGGGAAAAGCCCCTGTTTTACGGGAGCAGATGTGAAAAGTTTGATGTAGAGAGAAAAATTGTTAAGAATGATATGCCTGATTTCTTTGAAGAACGGGAAAATCATCTTTTAAATTCTTATAAAGGCTCAGGGAAGAAGGGAAATGGCAAAAAAGTCGGGATACCGCGCATCCTTTATGCATTCGAGCTTTATCCCATGTGGCAGTCTTTCTTTGAAGAGCTTGGTTTTGAGGTTGTACTTTCTTCACAGACAAACAAGAAAATTATCCAGAACGGGCTTGAAAATGTCGCGGCAGAAACATGTTTTCCTATAAAGGTCGCCCACGGTCATGTCATAGACCTTCTCGAAAAAGAGATGGATTATCTTTTCCTCCCAAGCATTATAAGCATGTACAGAGACAAGGCTACGAACTGTGAAAACCATACATGTCCGTACGTTCAGGCGAGTCCTTATATAATAAACGCTTCACTAGGGATTGATTCTGCGGGGAAAAAGATTCTTCAGCCTATTTTCAGGTTCCAGGCCGGCGAAAAATCCATAAAGAATACTTTTATTGACATTGGAAGAAGTGTCGGCGCTGATTCGGGTTCCGCTTTAAGAGCTTATCGTGTCGCGGCAGATATACAATCGCGCTTCTATTACATGATAAAAAAAAGTGGCGCAGAATTATTAAAATCACTTTTGCCTGATGAAAAGGCGCTGGTTCTTGTAAGCCGCTCCTATAACGGTCTTGATTCAGGAGTGAATTTGGGGCTTCCCAAGAAACTCCGTGCTTTGGGAGTAAAGACCATTCCCATGGATTTTCTTCCTTTAGATGACGTGGACATATCTGATTACCATCCCAATATGTACTGGAAATCCGGTCAGAGGATTTTAGCCGCTGCAAAATATATAAAATCACATCCGAATCTTTTTGCAGTTTATCTTACAAATTTCGGGTGCGGACCTGATTCATTCATAAATCATTTCTTTGCGGATATGATGAAGGGGAAACCATATCTTCAGCTTGAGATAGACGAACACAGCGCAGATGCGGGTGCAATCACACGATGTGAAGCGTTCCTTGACAGCCTTAACAATTACAGGACTGTAAGTCTGCCTGTAGAGAATCTCAAGACCACAATAATAAGAAATCTTAAATCGCGAAACCGTACTATCTTCATTCCGAATATGACAGACCATGCCTATGCTATCAAGGCTGCATTCAATTCCAACAGTGTTGATGCTGAGGTGGTTGAAGAATCAGACGGACAAACTCTCCAGCTTGGAAGAAAATATACTTCAGGCAAGGAGTGTTATCCCTGCATACTTACTACAGGAGATCTTTTTAAGGCGATAAGGCAATCCGGGCTGACTCCTGAAAAGATCGCATTCTTTATGCCATCCGCTGAAGGACCATGCCGGTTCGGCCAGTATCACCAGTTCCAGAGGCTTCTCCTCGATGAGAACGGATACGAAGATATTCCGATTTATTCCCTTGAGCCACAGCATTCTTATGGAGACAGCATGTTCGGCAATGGTTTTGACCTTCTTGCATGGAAGGGAGTTGTAGCCATTGATGTACTTGAGAAGGCAGCAAGGCAGGTAAGACCATACGAGGTAAATAAAGGGGAAACGGATGCTGTGTACGATTACTGCCTGAAATATGTATGCAATGTCATGAAATGTAAGGGAGATATACTTGCCGCATTAGATCACTGCAGGGAAAAATTTGAGGCAATAAAGGTCAATGGAAGAGGAAGTAAGCCAAAGATTGGAATTGTAGGAGAGATATATATAAGAAGTAACAGGTTTGCGAATCAGGGACTTGTTAAAAAAATTGAAGCATTAGGCTCTGAGGCATGGGTAGCTCCGCTAAGCGAGTGGTTCCTTTACGCAAACTATGTCTATAAGGTACGCAATACGGAAAGAGGAAAAAAGATAGAATATATAAAACGTATAATTAAAGACCGTGTTCAAAAAACGCATGAACATAAAATTTATAAAACATTCGAAGGGTTTTTAAAAAACGGATGCGAACCTGATACGGATGTGCTTATTGATTCAAGCCGCAAATACATAGACCCGTCATTTGATGGTGAAGCAGTATTAAGTGTAGGAAAAGCTATAGATTATATAAACAAAGGATTGAATGGGATTATAAATGCAATTCCATTCACATGTTTGCCGGGAACAGTGGTTACCGCCATATCTAAGAGGCTGAGCAAAGATTCCGGGAATATTCCATGGTTGAACATAGCCTACGATGGGATTGATGAGTCAGGCTCAGAGAATCGTCTCGAAGCTTTTGTGCATCAGGCTAAGGAGTTTCGTGGTAAATCTTAA
- a CDS encoding helix-turn-helix transcriptional regulator — MKNINLKQNTLIEAGEISCENHVIDRKRVESVSKQLLNDTAAIELAELYRALGDGTRVKILYTLSLGEFCVCDISSLLGMSSSAISHQLRILRSLRLVKNRRAGRVIYYSLDDEHVVRLFEEGLKHIEHR, encoded by the coding sequence ATGAAAAACATTAACCTTAAGCAGAATACGTTAATAGAGGCGGGAGAAATATCATGTGAAAATCATGTTATAGACCGCAAACGTGTGGAATCCGTATCAAAACAGCTATTAAATGATACTGCGGCTATTGAGCTTGCGGAACTTTACAGAGCTCTCGGGGATGGAACGAGAGTTAAGATACTTTATACTTTATCTCTTGGAGAGTTCTGTGTCTGCGATATTTCAAGCCTTCTCGGTATGAGTTCATCTGCTATCTCTCACCAGCTCAGGATATTGAGATCCCTGCGTCTTGTTAAAAACAGAAGGGCCGGGAGGGTAATTTATTATTCACTCGATGATGAGCATGTTGTAAGGCTTTTTGAAGAAGGGCTAAAGCACATCGAACACAGATAA
- the cobA gene encoding uroporphyrinogen-III C-methyltransferase encodes MKTKKEGKVFLVGAGPGDDKLITLKGIECLKKADVIVYDRLINKKLLRYANKKARLIYCGKESMSGKDSQSEINRILLNEAEKGKQTVRLKGGDPYLFGRGGEEAEMLASCNIPFEVIPGVSSALAVPAIAGIPVTHRDFSSSVLIVTGARAEGQKSQIKKQMQAFKKSGGTLIILMGAGKIREITEIIAGEGISKTMSAVVIERGTTAHQRIAAGTVGNISNLVEKMKISSPSIFMAGKVIRLMNKLNSISPLSGKRVLITSSGDKAAKFSSLIKDAGGIAIKVPVIKIVERKNEYLKSKILNELKCTDWLIFSSTNGVKCFKKLLGKRIKFIPPKVKVCAIGIVTAESLKKEGLRVDFIPNEYSSKGILKGFSKSGINKKRIILFRAEQAGKTLPAELKKLGAIVKEFSLYDIAPAKENKAKLNIALDLGVDIITFTSASAVRGFAELAGKKKFESLGSHSIISAIGDVTAGELKRFNIDVNVVPQRFTIPDMISAIESYFFMRG; translated from the coding sequence ATGAAAACAAAAAAAGAAGGAAAAGTTTTTTTGGTTGGGGCAGGACCTGGAGATGATAAGCTCATTACTCTGAAAGGTATAGAGTGCCTGAAAAAGGCTGATGTTATTGTCTATGACAGGCTGATAAATAAGAAGCTTTTAAGGTATGCCAATAAGAAGGCAAGACTTATATATTGCGGGAAAGAATCAATGTCAGGAAAAGATTCCCAGTCTGAAATAAACAGGATTCTTCTCAATGAAGCAGAAAAAGGAAAACAGACAGTAAGGCTTAAAGGCGGCGACCCATATTTGTTTGGCAGAGGTGGCGAAGAAGCAGAAATGCTTGCTTCATGTAATATACCTTTTGAAGTTATTCCCGGAGTAAGCTCTGCTCTCGCGGTTCCGGCCATAGCCGGGATACCAGTAACTCACAGGGATTTTTCATCATCTGTTCTTATTGTAACTGGAGCAAGGGCAGAAGGTCAAAAATCGCAAATAAAAAAACAAATGCAGGCATTTAAAAAATCCGGCGGAACTCTTATCATTCTAATGGGGGCAGGAAAAATCAGAGAGATAACTGAGATCATTGCGGGAGAAGGAATCTCAAAGACGATGTCTGCGGTGGTAATCGAGAGGGGAACAACAGCTCATCAAAGAATTGCAGCAGGAACAGTAGGCAATATTTCGAACCTTGTTGAAAAAATGAAAATATCTTCTCCATCTATATTTATGGCAGGAAAAGTTATAAGGCTGATGAATAAATTAAATAGTATCTCACCCCTTTCAGGGAAGAGGGTACTTATTACATCTTCTGGGGACAAAGCGGCAAAATTCTCGAGCCTCATAAAAGATGCAGGAGGAATAGCTATAAAGGTTCCTGTTATAAAAATAGTTGAGAGGAAGAATGAGTATTTAAAAAGCAAAATATTAAATGAACTTAAATGTACAGACTGGTTAATATTTTCAAGCACCAATGGCGTAAAATGTTTTAAAAAACTTCTTGGGAAAAGAATCAAATTTATTCCTCCAAAAGTTAAGGTATGTGCTATTGGAATCGTCACTGCTGAATCTCTGAAGAAAGAAGGGCTCAGGGTTGATTTTATCCCCAACGAATATTCTTCGAAGGGAATATTAAAGGGATTTTCAAAGTCAGGTATTAATAAGAAAAGAATCATTCTCTTTCGCGCAGAGCAAGCAGGGAAAACTCTTCCTGCAGAGCTTAAAAAGCTTGGCGCTATTGTAAAGGAGTTTTCTCTTTATGATATAGCTCCGGCTAAAGAGAATAAGGCAAAGCTTAATATTGCACTTGACTTGGGTGTTGATATAATCACGTTCACTTCAGCTTCCGCTGTAAGGGGATTTGCCGAACTTGCGGGTAAGAAAAAGTTTGAAAGTCTTGGCAGTCACTCCATTATTTCCGCCATAGGAGATGTTACAGCAGGGGAGCTTAAAAGGTTTAATATAGATGTAAATGTTGTTCCGCAAAGATTTACAATACCTGACATGATTTCAGCGATAGAGTCTTATTTTTTTATGAGAGGATAA
- a CDS encoding endonuclease III domain-containing protein, whose translation MSTGTFHSPANKAILGKIFNTLLKAAGPRQWWPAKTAFEVMVGAILTQNTSWKNVEKAIANIRKEKLLSFKKFSSLKIEKIAQLVRPSGYYNQKAKKLKTLTDFIHSEYGGSIKRMEDSDTAKLREELLSLNGIGMETADSILLYALNKPVFVVDLYTKRILSRHEILPFNSSYEEVQRFFVENLSPNVSHYNEYHALLVFAGNRYCRKTPACEECPLKKISYND comes from the coding sequence ATGTCAACAGGAACATTCCATTCCCCGGCAAATAAAGCAATATTAGGAAAAATTTTTAATACCCTGTTAAAGGCAGCCGGGCCGCGCCAATGGTGGCCTGCAAAAACTGCATTTGAGGTTATGGTGGGAGCAATACTCACTCAGAACACGTCATGGAAGAATGTCGAAAAAGCAATAGCAAATATTCGAAAAGAAAAACTTCTATCATTTAAAAAATTCTCATCTCTAAAGATCGAAAAAATTGCTCAGCTTGTACGCCCTTCAGGCTATTACAATCAAAAGGCTAAAAAGTTAAAGACTTTAACTGACTTCATACACTCAGAATATGGAGGTTCCATAAAACGGATGGAGGATTCTGATACCGCCAAATTAAGGGAAGAACTTCTTTCACTTAATGGGATAGGAATGGAAACAGCTGACAGCATCCTTTTATATGCCCTGAATAAACCGGTTTTTGTTGTAGATCTTTATACTAAAAGGATTTTGTCGAGGCATGAGATTCTGCCCTTTAATAGTTCTTATGAAGAAGTGCAGAGGTTTTTCGTGGAGAATCTATCGCCCAATGTGAGCCACTATAATGAATACCATGCACTTTTGGTTTTTGCCGGTAACCGTTATTGCAGAAAAACCCCCGCCTGCGAAGAGTGTCCTCTTAAGAAAATCTCTTACAATGATTAA